In Oncorhynchus keta strain PuntledgeMale-10-30-2019 chromosome 19, Oket_V2, whole genome shotgun sequence, a single genomic region encodes these proteins:
- the LOC118397785 gene encoding transmembrane protein 121 — translation MVLPPPDKCHVCLTTIVIMTSMAFMDAYLVEQNQGPRKIGVCIIVLVGDICFLIVLRYVAVWVGAEVRTARRGYAMILWFLYIFVLEIKLYFVFQNCKADRKSLETVARKALTLLLSVCVPGLYLVLVALDNMEYVRTFRKKEDMRGRLFWVALDLLDLLDIQANLWEPQRTGLPIWAEGLMFFYCYILLLILPCVSLSEISMQGEHVSPQKMMLYPILSLVTINVVTILIRGVNMVLFQDSRVSTIFVGKNVVAIATKASTFLEYRRQVKEFPHPQNTMALELQQNSVCHGHAPHTSHSQTLPNSTNLPHEPSPARDIDT, via the coding sequence ATGGTGTTGCCACCTCCGGACAAATGCCACGTGTGCCTGACCACCATCGTCATCATGACCAGCATGGCCTTCATGGACGCCTACCTGGTGGAGCAGAACCAGGGGCCCAGGAAGATCGGCGTGTGCATCATTGTGCTAGTCGGGGACATCTGCTTCCTCATCGTGCTGCGCTACGTGGCCGTGTGGGTGGGCGCCGAGGTACGCACGGCCCGCCGCGGCTACGCCATGATCCTCTGGTTCCTCTACATATTTGTGCTGGAAATCAAGCTCTACTTCGTCTTCCAGAACTGCAAGGCGGATAGGAAGTCTCTGGAGACTGTGGCCCGGAAAGCCTTGACTCTGTTATTGTCCGTGTGCGTCCCAGGGCTTTACTTGGTTCTAGTGGCTCTGGACAACATGGAGTACGTGAGGACcttcaggaagaaggaggacatGCGGGGGAGGCTCTTCTGGGTGGCTCTAGATCTTCTGGATCTTCTGGACATCCAGGCCAACCTGTGGGAACCTCAGCGGACCGGCCTGCCAATCTGGGCCGAGGGACTGATGTTTTTCTACTgctacatcctcctcctcatcctgccCTGCGTCTCGCTCAGTGAGATCTCCATGCAAGGGGAGCACGTGTCGCCGCAGAAGATGATGCTCTATCCCATCCTCAGCCTAGTCACCATCAACGTGGTCACCATCCTGATCCGTGGGGTCAACATGGTCCTGTTCCAGGACAGTAGAGTCTCGACCATCTTCGTGGGCAAGAACGTGGTGGCGATCGCTACGAAGGCGTCCACGTTCCTGGAGTACCGGCGTCAAGTGAAGGAGTTCCCCCACCCGCAGAACACCATGGCATTGGAGCTGCAGCAGAACTCGGTGTGCCATGGACATGCGCCCCACACGTCGCACTCGCAGACCCTGCCCAACTCCACCAACCTGCCCCACGAACCCTCGCCAGCTCGCGACATAGACACATGA